A single genomic interval of Danio aesculapii chromosome 5, fDanAes4.1, whole genome shotgun sequence harbors:
- the dhfr gene encoding dihydrofolate reductase: MARILNCIVAVCPDMGIGKNGNLPWHPVRLSNELKHFQKMTMTPSDEGKKNVVIMGRKTWFSIPAAHRPLKSRINIVLSRELKTAPEGAHYLASDFSSALHLLDSAELEKQVDQVWIIGGSSLYKEVMERSGPRRLFVTRILKQFDCDTFIQDFNMDKYKLLPEFPGVPVGLQEDNGVQYVFEVYESNEH; the protein is encoded by the exons ATGGCTCGAATACTCAACTGTATTGTTGCGGTTTGCCCAGACATGGGAATAGGAAAAAATGGGAACCTGCCATGGCATCCAGTAAGACTAAG taatgaaCTCAAGCACTTTCAGAAGATGACCATGACCCCTTCAGATGAGG GTAAGAAGAATGTGGTCATCATGGGCAGAAAGACGTGGTTCTCTATTCCTGCAGCACACAGGCCTCTAAAGAGCAGGATCAACATAGTTCTCAGCAGAGAACTCAA GACAGCCCCAGAGGGAGCTCACTACCTTGCTTCAGACTTCAGTTCAGCTCTCCATCTGTTAGACAGTGCCGAGCTCGAAAAACAAGTGGACCAGGTTTGGATAATTGGTGGCAGCTCTCTGTATAAG GAGGTGATGGAGCGCTCTGGTCCCAGGCGTCTGTTTGTAACCCGGATCCTCAAGCAGTTTGACTGTGACACATTTATACAAGATTTTAACATGGACAAGTACAAGCTACTGCCTGA ATTTCCTGGTGTGCCCGTTGGCTTGCAGGAGGACAATGGTGTTCAGTATGTGTTTGAAGTGTATGAAAGCAACGAACACTAA